One part of the Peromyscus leucopus breed LL Stock chromosome 19, UCI_PerLeu_2.1, whole genome shotgun sequence genome encodes these proteins:
- the Ndfip1 gene encoding NEDD4 family-interacting protein 1, protein MRVLISDVFIQLQNEEEPGEPQQTAGDAPPPYSSISAESAAYFDYKDESGFPKPPSYNVATTLPSYDEAERTKTEATIPLVPGRDEDFVGRDDFDDTDQLRIGNDGIFMLTFFMAFLFNWIGFFLSFCLTTSAAGRYGAISGFGLSLIKWILIVRFSTYFPGYFDGQYWLWWVFLVLGFLLFLRGFINYAKVRKMPETFSNLPRTRVLFIY, encoded by the exons atgcgTGTGTTAATATCTGACGTTTTTATTCAGTTGCAGAATGAAGAGGAGCCCGGGGAACCCCAGCAGACTGCAGGTGATGCTCCTCCACCATACAGCAGCATTTCCGCAGAGAGTGCAG cATATTTTGACTACAAAGACGAATCTGGGTTTCCAAAGCCCCCATCTTACAACGTGGCTACAACACTGCCCAGTTATGATGAGGCTGAGAGAACCAAGACTGAAGCCACGATCCCATTGGTTCCTGGAAGA GATGAAGATTTTGTGGGTCGGGATGATTTTGATGATACTGACCAGCTGAGGATAGGAAACGATGGGATTTTTATGTTAACTTTTTTCA TGGCATTCCTCTTCAACTGGATTgggtttttcttgtctttttgccTGACCACCTCGGCTGCAGGAAGGTATGGGGCCATCTCAGGATTTGGTCTCTCTCTAATTAAGTGGATCCTTATTGTCAGG tttTCCACCTATTTCCCTGGATACTTTGATGGCCAGTACTGGCTCTGGTGGGTGTTCTTGGTTTTAG gctttctcctgtttctcagaggATTTATCAATTATGCAAAAGTTCGGAAGATGCCAGAAACGTTCTCAAATCTCCCGAGGACCAGAgttctctttatttattaa